The proteins below are encoded in one region of Sebastes fasciatus isolate fSebFas1 chromosome 16, fSebFas1.pri, whole genome shotgun sequence:
- the LOC141753174 gene encoding uncharacterized protein LOC141753174 isoform X2, whose translation MTELRSWYFHQESRSVQSDDLTQKIQDEFHRITTVHLESKCMSKLDEYTPRLLNLFYSKGGTMGLRLQAILLKDADEDSVSQDLAVQRMKIYNIKTNTSEVPGDIGIVIKGMKVLTALGNFPRACSLLVGLAYAVNLAYPKELRYTLEVFQKLFLKLDCLNLSPKVNSVKNKLLA comes from the exons ATGACCGAATTGAGAAGTTGGTACTTCCATCAGGAATCCCGCAGTGTACAGTCAGATGATTTAACCCAGAAG ATCCAGGATGAGTTTCACAGAATCACAACTGTGCACCTTGAATCAAAGTGCATGTCCAAGCTGGATGAATACACTCCCAGGCTTCTGAACCTCTTCTACTCCAAGGGCGGAACCATGGGGTTGAGGCTGCAGGCTATCCTACTCAAG GATGCTGATGAAGACAGTGTGTCACAGGACCTTGCTGTACAGAGGATGAAAATCTACAACATCAAGACTAATACTTCAGAGGTTCCCGGCGACATCGGTATTGTGATCAAGGGCATGAAAGTTCTGACTGCTCTGGGTAACTTTCCAAGGGCTTGCTCCTTGCTCGTTGGGTTGGCATATGCAGTGAACCTCGCCTATCCAAAGGAGCTCAGGTACACGCTTGAAGTCTTCCAGAAACTCTTCCTCAAGCTGGATTGTTTGAATTTGTCCCCAAAAGTGAACAGCGTCAAGAATAAGCTACTAGCTTAA
- the LOC141753174 gene encoding uncharacterized protein LOC141753174 isoform X1, whose product MTELRSWYFHQESRSVQSDDLTQKIQDEFHRITTVHLESKCMSKLDEYTPRLLNLFYSKGGTMGLRLQAILLKAPSLPSINMTRDVVIQCLMVYLGESTDQLLKEYDDADEDSVSQDLAVQRMKIYNIKTNTSEVPGDIGIVIKGMKVLTALGNFPRACSLLVGLAYAVNLAYPKELRYTLEVFQKLFLKLDCLNLSPKVNSVKNKLLA is encoded by the exons ATGACCGAATTGAGAAGTTGGTACTTCCATCAGGAATCCCGCAGTGTACAGTCAGATGATTTAACCCAGAAG ATCCAGGATGAGTTTCACAGAATCACAACTGTGCACCTTGAATCAAAGTGCATGTCCAAGCTGGATGAATACACTCCCAGGCTTCTGAACCTCTTCTACTCCAAGGGCGGAACCATGGGGTTGAGGCTGCAGGCTATCCTACTCAAG GCCCCAAGCCTTCCAAGCATCAACATGACCAGAGATGTTGTCATTCAGTGTTTGATGGTGTACCTTGGGGAATCGACGGATCAACTCTTAAAAGAGTATGAT GATGCTGATGAAGACAGTGTGTCACAGGACCTTGCTGTACAGAGGATGAAAATCTACAACATCAAGACTAATACTTCAGAGGTTCCCGGCGACATCGGTATTGTGATCAAGGGCATGAAAGTTCTGACTGCTCTGGGTAACTTTCCAAGGGCTTGCTCCTTGCTCGTTGGGTTGGCATATGCAGTGAACCTCGCCTATCCAAAGGAGCTCAGGTACACGCTTGAAGTCTTCCAGAAACTCTTCCTCAAGCTGGATTGTTTGAATTTGTCCCCAAAAGTGAACAGCGTCAAGAATAAGCTACTAGCTTAA